One region of Limnospira fusiformis SAG 85.79 genomic DNA includes:
- a CDS encoding ATP-binding protein — MPVCGQDITVDQLWSVFSEGDHDCVVVVNQQQYPIGVVYLRNLTTYLFSTKNKKRPLTKAILADLSDRLIKPLLLIPAYLDWPEFWAYLQQIGYDLGWHPYYCQSGKNHQTEGLSPLAIINQKQEFLGLIDLAKLLPYLVSQPVQLAEYQSPVQKGGFDSFLGSLLQLLDQLPLPMMIQTQNGEILGQNTAWVQQVGNEPEVLQQAAETVNQWVPNSTKTHVRLSGNSDDSTMASPMPGSSISSTTAVNPNTSQLDECISDIPNWCDIGSNSETYICICPQSKQQRVWQFTRQTLVQPSLTECFDKWWLIIAQDITEQYRVAQELTAKNADLIQLNRLKDEFLACISHELKTPLTAVLGLSSLLKDKALGELSDRQAKYAKLIHQSGRHLMMVVNDILDLTRIETGQLELTPEGVNIQTVCDRALEAVLHLHQQGDIKDSQSSLGSQKFSIEIEPGLETIEADELRLRQMLINLISNAFKFTPDGGYMGLRVNRWEDWIVFTVWDTGIGIPEQKQHLIFEKFQQLESPLNRQFEGTGLGLVLCQRLARLHGGDISFISHQGKGTEFTLLLPPVPPVNGWKSDKLDWEKADVYPSSPYPKTNLSRPTTQGQSRLILIVEAVPKYIDDLSDKLSKLGYRAIVARTGTEALEKARRLQPRMIFLNPLLPLLSGWDVLTLLKADVDTCQIPVFITATLGEKKRAMKVTCDGFLSLPVEKSDLKLVINQLEKTPSIAPIKRLTVLWLNPVDHDELNQGLAGSLTDKNLPSPINDTSQTSPCRILEADDLGQAELLARIWHPNVMVLESINYLDDPMAFLLELKDEKHLANLPIVTLDTPTTQAANQIQGLSVFPCLLPQISQTYMGSRRRQADPGLLQVIQVAAGMSWKSHILVVDLLTLPDLVNLDDDGSNQRANFYPPADQTSKIEQALIQYLQTAGFRGTMGRTWEEIMQQLQYQSVDLLLICVRHQTSPILRNALEALVNLGNSQHDDLTIPPILVLDNSGLFKTSPDTKPNSSPIQHIPTDLQGLTQHLTLKFLSGRISMTELLDQIRELM; from the coding sequence GTGCCAGTTTGTGGTCAGGATATCACCGTTGATCAGTTGTGGTCAGTATTCTCAGAAGGTGATCATGATTGCGTTGTGGTTGTTAACCAACAGCAATATCCCATTGGGGTAGTGTATCTGCGTAATTTAACTACCTATTTATTTTCGACAAAAAATAAAAAGCGGCCATTAACAAAAGCCATCCTAGCCGATCTAAGCGATCGCCTCATTAAACCCTTGCTTCTAATTCCCGCTTATTTAGATTGGCCAGAATTTTGGGCTTATTTGCAGCAAATTGGTTATGATTTAGGATGGCATCCCTATTATTGTCAATCCGGTAAGAATCATCAAACAGAGGGTCTGTCCCCTCTGGCTATCATTAATCAAAAACAGGAATTTTTGGGGCTGATTGACTTAGCCAAACTACTGCCATATCTAGTTAGTCAGCCAGTCCAATTGGCGGAATATCAGTCACCCGTCCAGAAAGGGGGGTTTGATTCGTTTCTCGGTTCCCTGTTGCAACTCCTAGACCAATTGCCACTACCCATGATGATTCAAACCCAAAACGGGGAAATCCTGGGGCAGAATACGGCTTGGGTGCAACAGGTCGGAAATGAACCAGAAGTCTTGCAGCAAGCCGCTGAAACAGTCAACCAATGGGTTCCCAACTCCACTAAAACCCATGTCCGTCTCAGTGGCAACTCTGACGATTCTACCATGGCTTCCCCAATGCCAGGGTCGTCCATCTCCTCCACCACAGCGGTTAACCCCAACACCAGCCAGTTAGACGAGTGTATCTCCGATATCCCTAACTGGTGCGATATCGGGTCTAATTCGGAAACATATATCTGTATTTGTCCACAATCCAAACAGCAGCGAGTGTGGCAATTTACCCGCCAGACTTTGGTACAGCCAAGTTTAACAGAATGCTTTGATAAATGGTGGTTAATTATTGCTCAGGATATCACAGAACAATATCGAGTCGCTCAAGAGTTGACCGCTAAAAATGCCGATTTAATCCAACTAAATCGACTCAAAGATGAGTTTTTAGCCTGTATTAGCCATGAACTGAAAACTCCCTTGACGGCGGTTTTGGGGTTGTCTAGTTTGCTGAAAGATAAAGCCTTGGGGGAATTAAGCGATCGCCAAGCTAAATACGCCAAACTGATCCACCAAAGCGGACGACATCTGATGATGGTGGTTAATGATATCTTAGATTTAACCCGCATTGAGACCGGACAGTTAGAACTAACTCCCGAAGGTGTGAACATTCAAACCGTATGCGATCGCGCTTTAGAAGCCGTCCTGCACCTGCACCAGCAGGGTGATATTAAGGATAGTCAATCTAGCTTAGGTAGCCAAAAATTTAGCATCGAAATCGAACCCGGACTAGAAACTATTGAAGCCGACGAATTGCGTCTACGCCAGATGCTAATCAACCTAATTTCTAATGCCTTTAAATTTACTCCTGATGGTGGTTATATGGGTTTACGGGTTAACCGTTGGGAGGATTGGATCGTGTTTACAGTTTGGGATACAGGTATTGGCATTCCCGAGCAAAAACAACATCTGATTTTTGAAAAGTTCCAACAGCTAGAAAGTCCCCTAAATCGTCAATTTGAAGGCACAGGTTTAGGATTAGTTCTCTGTCAAAGATTAGCCCGGCTTCATGGTGGAGATATTAGCTTTATTTCCCACCAAGGAAAAGGCACTGAGTTTACCTTACTTTTGCCTCCCGTCCCTCCCGTAAACGGCTGGAAATCAGATAAATTAGACTGGGAAAAAGCCGACGTTTATCCATCCTCTCCATACCCTAAAACCAATTTATCTCGTCCCACTACCCAGGGACAATCTCGGTTAATTTTGATTGTCGAAGCCGTCCCCAAATATATTGATGATTTGAGTGATAAACTCTCCAAATTGGGTTATCGAGCCATCGTCGCCAGGACGGGAACCGAGGCTTTAGAAAAAGCCAGAAGGTTGCAACCTCGGATGATTTTTCTCAATCCTTTACTGCCACTTTTATCAGGTTGGGATGTGCTAACCTTGCTGAAAGCCGATGTAGATACCTGTCAAATTCCCGTATTTATTACAGCTACTTTAGGGGAAAAAAAGCGGGCTATGAAAGTAACCTGTGATGGTTTTCTGAGTTTACCTGTCGAGAAGTCAGATTTAAAGTTAGTGATTAATCAACTGGAAAAAACCCCCTCGATCGCACCAATTAAGAGATTAACAGTCCTGTGGTTAAATCCAGTTGACCACGACGAATTAAACCAAGGCTTAGCAGGTAGTTTAACCGACAAAAACTTGCCATCACCCATTAACGACACTTCTCAAACTTCCCCTTGTCGGATTTTGGAAGCTGATGATTTGGGTCAGGCGGAACTACTGGCGAGAATTTGGCATCCTAATGTTATGGTTTTAGAGTCTATTAATTACCTTGATGACCCCATGGCATTTTTGCTGGAATTGAAAGATGAAAAACATCTAGCTAATCTTCCCATAGTCACCCTAGACACACCCACAACTCAAGCAGCCAATCAAATTCAAGGATTATCGGTTTTCCCCTGTCTATTACCTCAAATTAGCCAGACTTATATGGGGTCTAGGAGGCGACAAGCTGACCCAGGTCTTTTACAGGTGATTCAAGTGGCGGCGGGGATGAGTTGGAAATCTCATATTTTGGTGGTGGATTTGTTGACATTACCAGACTTAGTAAACCTAGATGATGATGGAAGTAATCAAAGGGCGAATTTTTATCCCCCGGCTGACCAAACCAGCAAAATTGAGCAAGCATTGATTCAGTATCTCCAAACAGCAGGATTTCGGGGAACTATGGGGAGAACCTGGGAAGAAATTATGCAACAATTACAGTATCAGAGTGTCGATTTATTGCTGATTTGTGTGCGCCATCAAACTTCCCCCATTCTCCGAAACGCTTTAGAGGCTTTAGTTAACCTGGGTAATTCTCAGCATGATGATTTAACAATTCCGCCGATTCTGGTTTTAGACAATTCTGGTTTATTTAAAACTTCTCCTGATACCAAACCTAACAGTTCCCCCATTCAACATATCCCCACAGACTTACAGGGTTTAACTCAACATCTCACCCTCAAATTTCTATCGGGTCGGATTTCCATGACTGAACTATTGGATCAGATTCGAGAGTTAATGTAA
- a CDS encoding glycosyltransferase, translating into MGQGDYSRQQPYFHDPKVDKAIEDIYADLDSWTYEIDKSQPSRFNTVSFYVVLPPVFYEGRFIKGFYYSESVDLLNHVLPNLSRYFFSLAYSMWCSYPWSQTADAYSCLYNNRDRARWFFRNNPVDKVLMTCYNSDFINEYIIAPKPIETKDIDLLCVSRIAPEKNLPMIARGLKVYRQKYQHHIKLSLIAGDRHLDFNNFDNNDEITRKILAEITSILGNPWDYINFIKYANNYQEMPAYYSRSRAYILGSLLEGKNRSLSEAMSCNIPVICFEEFNQYARGSDRLFPEAAGLCAQFDPESLADTIHQVLANPGLFKPRLSYLKHRGRKNFFNTCLTAFPYYQQSIPDYHHNSPFHSLWLDLAIQDNYQMSLYDFLYGRSEYSHLRGLVNIYKHLNQWLGWLQSQINRKYPGILTNKQPG; encoded by the coding sequence ATGGGACAAGGAGATTATAGTCGTCAACAACCATATTTCCATGATCCCAAGGTAGATAAAGCCATTGAGGATATCTATGCTGATTTGGATAGCTGGACTTATGAGATTGACAAAAGCCAACCATCAAGATTTAATACTGTCAGCTTTTATGTAGTGTTACCGCCAGTTTTTTATGAGGGGAGATTTATCAAAGGATTTTATTATAGTGAGTCGGTGGATTTGCTGAATCATGTCTTGCCGAATTTATCCCGTTATTTCTTCTCGTTGGCTTACTCGATGTGGTGTTCCTATCCTTGGTCACAAACGGCTGATGCCTATTCCTGTTTGTATAATAACCGCGATCGCGCCCGGTGGTTTTTCCGAAATAATCCCGTTGATAAAGTGTTGATGACTTGCTACAATTCGGACTTTATTAATGAGTATATTATCGCCCCGAAACCCATAGAGACAAAAGATATTGATTTGCTTTGTGTTTCTCGGATTGCTCCCGAAAAGAATTTGCCGATGATTGCTAGGGGTTTAAAAGTGTATCGGCAAAAATATCAACACCACATTAAACTCTCTTTAATTGCTGGCGATCGCCACCTAGACTTTAATAACTTTGATAATAATGATGAGATTACCCGGAAAATTTTGGCAGAAATCACGTCAATACTAGGGAATCCCTGGGATTATATTAATTTTATCAAGTATGCCAACAATTATCAAGAAATGCCAGCATATTATTCACGGTCAAGGGCTTATATTTTGGGGTCATTATTAGAGGGTAAAAATCGCAGCCTGAGTGAGGCGATGAGTTGCAATATTCCGGTGATTTGTTTTGAGGAGTTTAATCAATACGCGAGGGGAAGCGATCGCCTTTTTCCCGAAGCGGCGGGTTTATGCGCCCAATTTGACCCCGAATCCCTAGCAGATACCATTCATCAAGTCTTAGCAAATCCGGGATTATTTAAACCCCGATTAAGCTATTTAAAACATCGAGGGAGAAAGAACTTTTTTAATACCTGTCTGACCGCCTTTCCCTATTATCAACAATCCATTCCCGACTACCACCATAACTCACCTTTTCATAGTCTGTGGCTAGATTTAGCCATTCAGGACAACTATCAAATGAGTCTATATGATTTCCTCTATGGACGATCTGAATATTCCCATCTCAGAGGTCTGGTGAATATTTATAAACATCTCAATCAGTGGTTAGGCTGGCTACAGAGTCAAATAAATCGGAAATACCCCGGAATTTTGACCAATAAGCAACCGGGTTGA
- a CDS encoding serine/threonine-protein kinase has product MSYCTNPSCPNPENPNEAVKCQACGSRLRLRNRYLVVKPIGKGGFGATFLARDLSLPGYPACVVKQLRPSATSKKVLEMAQQLFQREAKTLGKIGDHPQIPRLLDYFVGKKQFYLVQEFVDGLTLKQEVRANGPYTEAQTQEFLRDILPLLDYIHSQEVIHRDIKPANIIRRRQDNRLVLIDFGAVKDKVNQATMMGTGETAFTNFAIGTSGFAPMEQMSLRPVYASDIYAVGMTCIYLLTGKSPSALEHNPTTGEVHWREHTHVSDAFGLVLERMLAVSVYQRYQSAKDVLYALDHQDDAEDDLSANMSVQPIVTEFTPEPKPEPPEEQTIYNDDKTSIMMTAPQREVKLIRERRERKKRQEMTEISTPKRPVRGGLSATRGAPVTAIHSDGLSQKTVTSTSHNWNENNFRSAFSQGHRDFGDCELSGLNLSGGKWRGANFYQARLSNINFQNADLRDANFGRARLTQAKLKNANLENAYLSTANLEKADLRGANLQGAYLTRANLRGANLCGANLRGCMVGDEQLALARTNWRTILPNGKRKFCFW; this is encoded by the coding sequence ATGAGTTACTGTACCAATCCCAGTTGTCCTAATCCCGAAAACCCTAACGAGGCTGTCAAGTGTCAGGCTTGTGGTTCCCGGCTACGGCTACGAAATCGCTACCTAGTCGTTAAACCCATTGGTAAGGGGGGTTTTGGGGCCACATTTCTAGCGCGGGATTTATCCCTTCCCGGCTATCCTGCTTGTGTAGTTAAGCAATTGCGACCTTCTGCCACTTCTAAAAAAGTCCTGGAAATGGCACAACAGCTTTTTCAGCGGGAGGCGAAAACTCTGGGGAAAATTGGTGATCATCCCCAAATTCCCCGTCTTTTAGATTACTTTGTCGGGAAAAAACAGTTTTATTTAGTCCAAGAATTTGTTGATGGTTTGACCCTCAAACAAGAAGTTAGAGCCAATGGACCTTATACCGAAGCACAAACTCAGGAGTTTCTGCGGGATATTTTACCACTACTCGATTATATCCATTCTCAAGAGGTCATTCACCGGGATATTAAACCCGCTAATATCATTCGTCGCCGTCAGGATAATCGTTTAGTTCTCATTGATTTTGGCGCGGTTAAGGATAAAGTAAATCAAGCCACCATGATGGGAACTGGAGAAACCGCTTTTACTAATTTTGCCATTGGAACTTCGGGATTTGCTCCCATGGAACAGATGTCTTTACGACCTGTTTATGCTAGTGATATTTATGCGGTGGGAATGACTTGTATTTATTTACTGACCGGGAAATCTCCCAGCGCTTTGGAACATAACCCCACCACCGGGGAAGTTCACTGGCGAGAACATACCCATGTCAGTGATGCTTTTGGTTTGGTCTTAGAAAGAATGTTGGCGGTGTCCGTTTATCAGCGTTACCAGTCCGCCAAAGATGTTTTATATGCTCTTGATCATCAGGATGATGCAGAAGATGATTTATCTGCTAATATGTCCGTTCAGCCTATAGTTACAGAATTCACACCTGAACCCAAACCAGAACCACCCGAAGAACAAACTATTTATAACGATGATAAAACCTCCATAATGATGACTGCTCCCCAAAGGGAAGTGAAATTGATTCGGGAACGCCGAGAACGCAAAAAACGACAGGAAATGACTGAAATCTCTACCCCTAAACGACCTGTCCGGGGGGGATTAAGTGCTACTCGGGGAGCTCCCGTAACTGCGATTCATAGTGATGGCTTATCTCAGAAAACCGTAACTTCTACTTCCCATAATTGGAATGAAAATAATTTCCGTAGTGCTTTTAGTCAGGGACACCGAGATTTTGGCGATTGTGAATTGAGTGGCTTAAATTTGTCCGGGGGAAAATGGAGAGGTGCTAATTTCTATCAGGCGCGACTTAGTAATATTAATTTTCAAAATGCTGACTTGAGAGATGCTAATTTTGGCCGCGCACGATTGACTCAGGCTAAACTCAAAAATGCTAATCTGGAAAATGCCTATCTGAGTACCGCTAATCTGGAAAAGGCGGATTTGAGAGGTGCTAATTTGCAGGGTGCATATTTGACTCGCGCTAATTTGCGAGGTGCTAATTTATGCGGTGCTAATCTTAGAGGTTGTATGGTGGGGGATGAACAGTTGGCTTTAGCACGCACTAACTGGCGGACTATTTTGCCTAATGGAAAACGCAAATTTTGCTTTTGGTAA
- a CDS encoding RNA-guided endonuclease InsQ/TnpB family protein, giving the protein MRIYPSPELNQVWRKWLAACRYCYNQAIALSRSGKRLSKLKLRNKVMQSDLPEWVKETPCHIRQNAIFDAYQALTASPDARFRSCRDSSQGIKFNNTNFSSGSWYPRLTKGLTFMVSEPIPKTCGQGTQLVFTKGRWFAIFPEPVAVTPTEANGVIALDPGVRTFITGFDGSRFLEFGSGNIGRITRLCQHLDDLMSRIAKEPCRSRRRRMRQAAQRMRTKIRNLVDEAHKQIAHYLTHNYSIIFLPTFETSNMVAKAKRKIKSKTARAMLTWAHYRFKLTLRHQAEITGTTVVDVTEEYTSKTCTHCGHVHSQLGGSKVFRCPECGFTLPRDWNGAFGIFLKALRDTASVTLTGNSAIVALSGNSRINVA; this is encoded by the coding sequence ATCCGGATTTACCCCAGCCCCGAGCTAAATCAAGTCTGGCGTAAATGGCTGGCTGCTTGTCGGTATTGCTACAACCAAGCAATTGCATTATCCCGGAGTGGTAAACGACTAAGCAAGTTAAAGTTACGCAATAAAGTGATGCAGAGTGACTTACCCGAATGGGTCAAAGAAACACCCTGCCACATTCGGCAAAATGCCATCTTTGATGCCTATCAGGCTTTGACCGCCAGTCCTGATGCCAGGTTTAGAAGTTGTCGTGACAGCTCTCAAGGGATTAAGTTCAATAATACTAATTTCTCTTCAGGGAGTTGGTATCCAAGACTCACGAAAGGATTAACTTTCATGGTTTCCGAACCCATCCCTAAAACTTGCGGGCAAGGGACTCAGTTGGTGTTTACCAAAGGTCGATGGTTTGCGATTTTCCCTGAACCAGTTGCCGTTACCCCAACTGAAGCGAATGGCGTAATTGCATTAGACCCGGGTGTGCGAACTTTCATAACTGGGTTTGATGGCTCTCGGTTTCTGGAATTTGGCTCCGGGAATATTGGACGCATTACTAGGCTATGTCAACATTTGGATGATTTGATGAGCCGAATCGCCAAGGAACCCTGTCGTTCAAGGAGGCGACGGATGAGGCAAGCGGCTCAACGAATGAGAACCAAAATCCGCAATCTAGTTGATGAAGCCCACAAACAAATTGCTCACTACTTGACTCACAACTACAGCATAATTTTTCTGCCGACCTTCGAGACTTCCAACATGGTTGCCAAAGCCAAGCGGAAAATCAAATCCAAGACTGCCCGCGCCATGCTGACATGGGCGCATTATCGATTCAAACTAACCCTGAGACATCAAGCCGAGATAACTGGAACCACAGTTGTAGATGTGACGGAAGAATACACCAGCAAAACCTGTACTCACTGTGGTCATGTGCATTCCCAGCTAGGTGGCTCAAAAGTGTTCCGATGTCCGGAGTGTGGGTTCACTCTACCCAGGGACTGGAACGGTGCTTTTGGAATCTTTCTAAAAGCTTTGCGGGATACCGCCTCTGTTACCTTAACGGGTAATAGTGCTATCGTCGCATTGTCAGGCAATAGCCGGATAAATGTCGCGTAA
- a CDS encoding IS607 family transposase produces MARYVKPKEAAKILGVHERTLRRWDENGSIETIRTPAGQRRYNVESYSDSISGSDKRKVVIYARVSSRAQQSDLNRQVAALSNLYPEAEVVSEIGGGLNFKGKKMLALLGQVLSGDVRMVVVAHKDRLARFGFDWFRWLCEQNRCQLMVLNQTSLSPERQMVEDILAILHCFSSRLYGRSKYKTQVKEDPDLPQPRAKSSLA; encoded by the coding sequence ATTGCCAGATATGTCAAACCCAAGGAAGCGGCCAAAATCCTTGGAGTCCATGAAAGAACACTCCGCAGATGGGACGAAAATGGCTCAATCGAGACCATCAGAACCCCCGCTGGGCAACGACGATACAACGTTGAGTCATATTCTGATTCCATTTCAGGCAGTGACAAACGCAAAGTCGTTATCTATGCCAGAGTTAGTAGCCGCGCCCAGCAGTCCGACCTCAACCGACAGGTGGCCGCACTGTCCAACCTCTACCCCGAAGCAGAAGTCGTCTCAGAAATCGGAGGCGGGCTCAACTTCAAGGGAAAGAAAATGCTGGCCTTACTGGGACAAGTCTTGTCAGGAGATGTCCGCATGGTTGTCGTTGCCCACAAAGACCGATTGGCCAGATTTGGATTTGACTGGTTTCGATGGCTCTGTGAGCAAAACAGGTGCCAACTCATGGTTCTCAACCAGACAAGTCTCAGTCCAGAACGACAAATGGTTGAGGACATCCTCGCCATCCTCCACTGCTTTAGCTCCAGATTATACGGACGGAGTAAATACAAAACTCAGGTCAAAGAAGATCCGGATTTACCCCAGCCCCGAGCTAAATCAAGTCTGGCGTAA
- the pheT gene encoding phenylalanine--tRNA ligase subunit beta, which produces MRISLNWLRELVDISISPEQLAETLTVAGFEVEDIEDRRTWADGVVLGKIAEIAPHPNADKLRVCQVDIGQSDRLNIVCGAPNAAADMIVAVATIGTYLPAIDLKLKKTKLRGVPSMGMICSLSELGLEKESPGIHNFDLDNPVLGSDVRPLIGLDDVILDVTATANRADGLSMVGIAREVAALTGGSLKIPDAAGVLIGDQDPAGGLEIDIMESQACPTYIGGAIANVKIAPSPDWLKRRLQAAGIRPINNVVDVTNYILLEWGQPLHAFDRDRLTNLTGSQNLTIGVRFAKASESLKTLDGQTRQLQDQNLVITANDQPVALAGVMGGEDTEVHEGTTNLILEAAVFSPVAIRRSARVQGIRTESSTRYERGINQAELALACRRAILLISELAGGTATVQKSASGATQMRMTQEVSLSLDRLNAILGPLKRGEDTEVESYLQPPEVESILTALGCGTSRQEGESVVWTVTVPPYRQRDLEREIDLIEEVARLYGYDRFSDTLPTQSVPGYLPPEEAAKRDLRSAFRAAGLTELMHYSLVKQQGDNQVVIANPLFVEYSALRTEMLSGLIDAFVFNLENGNGPLNGLEIGRIFRRDGEVYQEEDAIAGVIGGDPSQGRWVNSGKDNPMSWFEAKGVLESVWERLSLSVEYRQESDVKMLHPGRTATLWLNGDRLGIFGQLHPQIQREKELPEAVYLFEFRLPVLTAAITAKDYLKRPFQSYSTFPASDRDLAFFVADSVSVADLQKTMIKNGGKILESVDLFDEYRGKNVPENQRSLAFRLVYRVGDRTLTDEDIEPLQQKIRDALVKEFQVSLRS; this is translated from the coding sequence ATGCGGATCTCATTAAACTGGTTACGAGAACTGGTAGACATCAGTATCAGTCCCGAACAATTAGCGGAAACCCTGACGGTAGCGGGATTTGAAGTAGAAGATATCGAAGATCGCCGCACTTGGGCCGATGGTGTGGTATTAGGGAAAATCGCGGAAATTGCACCCCACCCTAATGCGGATAAACTGCGAGTCTGTCAGGTAGACATAGGACAAAGCGATCGCCTAAATATCGTTTGTGGGGCCCCTAATGCAGCAGCAGATATGATTGTGGCTGTAGCGACCATTGGGACTTATCTCCCCGCCATTGACCTGAAGCTAAAAAAAACTAAGCTGCGGGGTGTCCCCTCTATGGGAATGATTTGTTCCCTATCAGAATTGGGTTTAGAAAAAGAATCACCAGGTATCCATAACTTTGATTTAGACAACCCTGTGCTGGGAAGTGATGTCCGACCCCTAATCGGACTCGATGACGTGATCCTGGATGTCACAGCTACCGCTAATCGCGCGGACGGGTTGAGTATGGTAGGAATTGCTAGAGAAGTGGCGGCTTTGACTGGCGGGAGTTTGAAAATTCCTGACGCGGCGGGGGTATTAATTGGCGACCAAGACCCAGCAGGTGGGTTGGAAATTGACATTATGGAATCCCAAGCCTGTCCTACCTATATCGGAGGTGCGATCGCCAATGTAAAAATTGCCCCCTCTCCTGATTGGCTAAAACGACGGCTACAGGCGGCGGGAATTCGTCCCATTAACAATGTCGTCGATGTCACCAACTACATTTTACTAGAATGGGGGCAGCCTCTCCACGCTTTCGATCGCGATCGGCTCACTAACCTGACTGGATCTCAAAACCTGACTATCGGGGTGCGTTTTGCTAAGGCTTCTGAGTCTCTCAAAACTCTTGATGGTCAAACCCGCCAGCTACAAGACCAAAATCTGGTGATTACCGCTAATGATCAACCGGTTGCTTTAGCGGGGGTTATGGGAGGCGAGGATACGGAAGTTCACGAGGGGACGACTAATTTAATCCTAGAGGCGGCGGTGTTTTCTCCGGTGGCTATTAGGCGATCGGCGCGTGTTCAGGGTATCCGCACGGAATCGTCTACCCGTTATGAACGCGGCATAAATCAAGCTGAACTGGCTCTGGCTTGCCGTCGTGCTATATTATTAATCTCGGAACTAGCTGGGGGAACTGCTACGGTTCAGAAATCCGCCAGCGGTGCTACCCAAATGCGGATGACTCAGGAAGTTTCCCTGAGTCTCGATCGCCTTAATGCTATTTTAGGACCCCTCAAGCGGGGAGAAGATACGGAGGTGGAGTCCTATTTACAACCCCCAGAGGTTGAAAGTATTTTAACTGCTTTGGGATGTGGTACTAGCCGCCAAGAGGGGGAATCGGTAGTCTGGACGGTGACAGTTCCCCCCTATCGTCAACGGGACTTAGAAAGGGAAATTGACCTGATTGAAGAGGTGGCGCGATTATATGGATATGACCGCTTTTCTGATACTCTTCCGACTCAGAGTGTCCCCGGTTATTTACCACCAGAAGAAGCGGCTAAAAGAGACTTGCGATCGGCTTTTCGCGCTGCTGGTTTGACTGAGTTGATGCACTATTCCCTAGTTAAACAACAAGGGGATAATCAGGTGGTAATTGCTAATCCTCTGTTCGTGGAGTATTCGGCTTTACGAACTGAGATGTTATCTGGGTTAATTGATGCTTTTGTGTTTAACCTGGAAAATGGTAACGGTCCGTTAAATGGGTTGGAAATTGGCCGGATTTTTCGGCGTGATGGAGAAGTTTACCAGGAAGAAGATGCGATCGCTGGGGTGATTGGTGGCGACCCGTCTCAGGGTCGTTGGGTCAACAGTGGCAAGGATAATCCCATGAGTTGGTTTGAGGCTAAAGGTGTGTTAGAATCCGTGTGGGAGCGGTTGTCTTTGTCTGTGGAATATCGCCAAGAATCTGATGTAAAAATGCTTCATCCTGGACGGACGGCTACGTTATGGTTAAATGGCGATCGGCTGGGAATTTTTGGTCAACTACACCCCCAAATTCAACGGGAAAAAGAACTTCCTGAAGCTGTCTATTTATTCGAGTTTCGTCTCCCGGTACTCACGGCTGCTATTACGGCTAAGGATTACTTAAAGCGACCTTTTCAGTCCTATTCTACTTTCCCCGCTAGTGACCGCGACCTGGCCTTTTTTGTGGCGGATTCGGTGTCGGTGGCTGATTTGCAAAAAACCATGATTAAAAATGGTGGTAAAATCCTGGAATCGGTGGATTTATTCGACGAATACCGTGGCAAAAATGTTCCCGAAAATCAGCGAAGTTTGGCTTTTCGTTTGGTTTATCGGGTTGGCGATCGCACCCTTACTGATGAGGACATAGAACCCTTACAGCAAAAAATTAGGGATGCTTTGGTTAAGGAGTTTCAGGTCAGTTTGAGAAGTTAG
- a CDS encoding YciI family protein, whose product MAKYIMLGSYCEDVLAKREPYRPEHLQGLKEQKESGVLITIGPTKDLTQVLGIYEAESEAIVRGLVEADPYWKNGIWTEYNVKEWIQAF is encoded by the coding sequence ATGGCAAAATATATCATGTTGGGTAGCTACTGTGAAGACGTTTTGGCGAAACGGGAACCCTACCGACCAGAACATTTACAGGGTTTAAAGGAACAAAAAGAATCGGGGGTTTTAATTACTATTGGACCCACCAAAGATCTAACTCAGGTTTTGGGGATTTATGAGGCTGAATCAGAGGCGATCGTTCGCGGCTTGGTGGAAGCTGACCCCTACTGGAAAAATGGGATCTGGACTGAGTACAACGTGAAAGAGTGGATTCAAGCATTCTAG